A portion of the Haemophilus influenzae genome contains these proteins:
- the leuB gene encoding 3-isopropylmalate dehydrogenase, with translation MQSYNIAVLAGDGIGPEVMAEAIKVLNKAQEKFGFKLNFNEFFVGGAAIDHCGCPLPAESLKGCDQADAILFGSVGGPKWTNLPPDQQPERGALLPLRKHFKLFCNLRPATLYKGLEKFCPLRADIAAKGFDMVVVRELTGGIYFGQPKGREGEGAQTKAFDTEVYYKYEIERIARAAFDAAMKRNKKVTSVDKANVLQSSVLWRETVTEVAKDYPEVTLEHIYIDNATMQLIKAPEAFDVLLCSNIFGDIISDEAAMITGSMGMLPSASLNEEGFGLYEPAGGSAPDIAGKGIANPIAQILSAAMMLRYSFNLNEAADAIESAVQKVLASGHRTADLADASTPVSTAEMGTLITQAI, from the coding sequence ATGCAATCATACAATATAGCAGTATTAGCAGGCGATGGTATCGGCCCTGAAGTAATGGCGGAAGCTATTAAGGTATTAAACAAAGCCCAAGAAAAATTCGGTTTTAAACTTAACTTTAACGAGTTTTTTGTGGGTGGTGCTGCCATTGATCATTGCGGTTGCCCATTACCAGCCGAAAGCTTAAAAGGCTGCGATCAAGCGGATGCCATTTTATTTGGTTCTGTAGGTGGCCCTAAATGGACAAATTTACCGCCAGATCAACAGCCAGAACGTGGTGCATTATTGCCTTTGCGTAAACATTTCAAATTATTCTGTAATCTTCGCCCTGCTACCCTTTATAAAGGACTCGAAAAATTCTGTCCATTACGTGCAGATATTGCCGCAAAAGGCTTTGATATGGTGGTGGTGCGTGAATTAACGGGCGGGATTTATTTCGGTCAGCCTAAAGGTCGTGAAGGCGAAGGTGCACAAACCAAAGCATTTGATACGGAAGTGTATTACAAATATGAAATTGAACGCATTGCACGTGCGGCTTTTGATGCAGCAATGAAACGCAATAAAAAAGTCACTTCTGTGGATAAAGCGAACGTATTACAGTCTTCCGTTTTATGGCGTGAAACTGTGACTGAAGTGGCAAAAGACTATCCTGAAGTGACTTTAGAGCATATCTATATCGACAATGCCACCATGCAGTTAATCAAAGCACCAGAAGCTTTTGATGTTTTGCTTTGTTCTAACATTTTCGGCGATATTATTTCTGACGAAGCAGCGATGATCACAGGCTCTATGGGAATGTTGCCATCTGCCAGCTTAAATGAAGAGGGTTTTGGTTTATACGAGCCTGCAGGCGGTTCTGCCCCTGATATTGCAGGCAAAGGCATTGCCAACCCAATCGCACAAATTCTTTCTGCAGCAATGATGTTGCGTTATAGCTTCAACTTAAACGAAGCGGCAGATGCCATTGAAAGTGCGGTTCAAAAAGTCTTGGCAAGTGGTCATCGTACCGCCGATTTGGCCGATGCTTCCACACCAGTTTCTACTGCAGAAATGGGTACATTGATTACACAAGCAATTTAA